Proteins found in one Pseudomonadota bacterium genomic segment:
- a CDS encoding DUF2970 domain-containing protein has protein sequence MESNDIQERKAPSLREVLFSVLASMFGVQSNKNREKDFTHGKPSQYIIIGLLLTLVFILSVWGVVKLVMRLAGV, from the coding sequence ATGGAAAGCAACGACATTCAGGAACGCAAAGCGCCTTCGTTACGGGAGGTGTTATTCAGCGTGCTGGCCAGCATGTTCGGGGTACAGAGTAACAAAAACCGCGAAAAGGATTTCACGCACGGCAAGCCGTCGCAATACATCATTATTGGCCTGTTGCTGACGCTAGTGTTTATCCTCTCCGTGTGGGGTGTGGTAAAGCTGGTGATGAGGTTGGCCGGCGTCTGA